Proteins encoded by one window of Prevotella nigrescens:
- a CDS encoding DNA-binding domain-containing protein translates to MSVNYKLIKNRMKSGEKTAYRAVTVEHKTVGVERIAQNIQGATALTRADVIATIAALRDEIAFQLMSGCSVHLPGIGYFSLAVKGDIYEDPRNNHVRLHNAEVRTVNFRPDTEMMDILRYTEFENATYRFRSPSMPTEKEIDSAIEALLAEKPYMTVDDLRDRLNLSQSTAYRITKQLCEGGRLRNIGTRYRKAYVRADKQE, encoded by the coding sequence ATGAGCGTTAATTACAAGCTAATAAAGAACCGCATGAAGTCGGGAGAGAAAACAGCGTACAGGGCAGTAACAGTGGAACACAAAACAGTTGGCGTGGAGCGTATTGCGCAGAACATTCAGGGAGCGACGGCGCTTACACGTGCCGACGTCATAGCAACCATTGCAGCTTTGCGCGACGAAATAGCCTTTCAGCTTATGTCCGGCTGCAGTGTACACCTGCCCGGCATAGGCTATTTCTCGCTTGCTGTGAAGGGAGACATATACGAAGACCCACGAAACAACCACGTCAGGCTGCACAATGCCGAGGTACGCACGGTGAACTTCCGACCCGATACAGAGATGATGGATATACTCCGTTATACAGAGTTCGAGAATGCAACCTATAGGTTTCGTAGCCCCTCTATGCCAACAGAGAAAGAAATAGACAGTGCTATTGAGGCTCTCCTTGCCGAAAAGCCATATATGACGGTAGATGATTTGCGCGACAGACTGAACCTTTCACAGTCTACTGCATACCGTATTACTAAGCAGTTGTGTGAAGGAGGCAGGCTGCGCAACATAGGCACACGCTATCGCAAAGCGTATGTGCGGGCAGACAAGCAAGAATAA
- a CDS encoding ABC transporter ATP-binding protein — MIEVKNLYKSFGDKEVLHDISTVFEDGRTNLIIGQSGAGKTVLLQCLVGLLEPTRGEVLYDNRNFVAMDKKEKIRMRREMGMIFQGSALFDSLTVFENVRFPLDMFSDMTQKERDAQTQKCIDRVNLTGAENKLPEEISGGMQKRVAIARAIVMNPKYLFCDEPNSGLDPKTSLIIDQLLSDITKEFDITTIINTHDMNSVMGIGEHVVFIADGRAEWQGNKDTVMSSNNKKLNDLVFASDLFKKVKQVETGKQK; from the coding sequence ATGATAGAAGTTAAAAACTTATATAAATCGTTTGGCGACAAGGAAGTGCTTCACGACATCAGCACGGTGTTCGAAGACGGCAGGACAAACCTGATCATCGGACAAAGTGGTGCAGGAAAAACGGTGTTGCTGCAATGTCTCGTAGGCTTGCTGGAACCTACAAGAGGCGAAGTGCTTTACGACAACCGCAACTTTGTGGCGATGGACAAGAAAGAGAAGATTAGGATGCGCAGAGAGATGGGAATGATATTCCAGGGCTCTGCCTTGTTCGACTCGCTCACCGTTTTCGAGAACGTCCGCTTCCCGCTCGACATGTTTTCTGACATGACACAGAAGGAACGCGACGCACAGACGCAGAAATGTATAGACCGTGTAAACCTGACGGGAGCAGAAAACAAGTTGCCTGAAGAGATATCGGGAGGAATGCAGAAGCGTGTAGCCATTGCACGTGCCATCGTAATGAACCCCAAATACTTGTTCTGCGACGAGCCAAACTCCGGGCTCGACCCCAAGACGTCGTTGATTATCGACCAGCTTCTGTCGGACATTACCAAGGAATTTGACATTACAACCATTATCAACACGCACGACATGAACTCTGTGATGGGCATTGGCGAGCACGTTGTGTTCATTGCCGATGGCAGAGCGGAATGGCAAGGGAACAAAGACACGGTGATGTCGAGCAACAATAAGAAACTGAACGATCTTGTATTTGCGTCCGACTTGTTTAAGAAGGTAAAGCAAGTAGAGACTGGAAAGCAGAAATAA
- a CDS encoding MlaE family ABC transporter permease has product MLIFNWLTVFGRYLLLMGRTFSRPERFRMFFKRYVKEMSQLGVDSIGIVLLISFFIGAVICIQIKLNVQSPWMPLWVSGYVTREIMLLEFSSSIMCLILAGKVGSNIASELGTMRVTQQIDALEIMGINSASYLILPKIVGLITIMPFLVVFSAAMGIVGAYATAFFAHIITPVDLTSGLQHDFNPWFMYMSITKSLFFAFIIASVSSFFGYTVKGGSVEVGKSSTNAVVSSSVLILFSDVFLTQLLS; this is encoded by the coding sequence ATGCTTATATTCAACTGGCTTACAGTATTTGGCAGATACTTACTCTTAATGGGGCGCACTTTCAGTCGTCCGGAGCGCTTTCGTATGTTCTTTAAACGGTATGTCAAGGAGATGTCGCAGCTCGGTGTCGATTCCATCGGCATTGTCCTGCTCATATCTTTTTTTATCGGAGCCGTCATCTGCATACAGATAAAGCTGAACGTGCAGAGCCCTTGGATGCCGCTTTGGGTATCGGGATACGTTACGCGCGAAATAATGTTGCTCGAGTTTTCGTCGAGTATCATGTGTCTTATCCTTGCGGGAAAGGTGGGTTCGAACATTGCTTCGGAACTTGGAACGATGCGCGTTACCCAGCAGATAGACGCTTTGGAGATTATGGGAATAAACTCGGCGAGCTACCTGATACTGCCTAAGATAGTTGGACTTATCACCATTATGCCTTTCTTGGTTGTATTTTCGGCAGCAATGGGTATCGTGGGAGCCTACGCGACGGCTTTCTTTGCGCATATTATAACGCCTGTCGATTTGACTTCGGGATTGCAGCACGACTTCAATCCGTGGTTTATGTACATGAGCATAACCAAGAGTCTTTTCTTTGCTTTCATCATCGCCAGCGTGTCGTCATTCTTTGGTTACACCGTGAAAGGCGGTTCGGTGGAGGTGGGCAAGTCGTCCACCAATGCTGTTGTCAGCTCCAGCGTGCTTATCTTGTTCAGCGACGTGTTCCTGACACAGCTTCTCAGCTAA
- the lptB gene encoding LPS export ABC transporter ATP-binding protein, with protein MLDTENIIIEPENDKNSILRTEGLVKRYGKRTVANGVSINVRQGEIVGLLGPNGAGKTTSFYMTTGLVVPNEGHVYINDLEITKYPVYKRAQAGIGYLPQEASVFRKMSVEDNIMCVLEMTKLNKQQRIEKMESLIKEFRLEKVRKNLGDRLSGGERRRCEIARCLAIDPKFIMLDEPFAGVDPIAVEDIQHIVWRLKFRNIGILITDHNVHETLNITDRAYLLFEGQILFKGTPEELAANKIVKEKYLGTDFVLQKKDFQLLDERKRAKEAEEERNRE; from the coding sequence ATGCTCGACACAGAAAACATAATCATCGAACCGGAAAACGATAAGAACAGTATTCTTCGTACCGAAGGACTCGTGAAGCGGTACGGCAAACGCACCGTTGCCAACGGCGTAAGCATAAACGTGCGGCAAGGAGAGATTGTTGGCTTGTTAGGTCCGAACGGTGCAGGAAAGACAACATCGTTCTATATGACTACGGGGTTGGTGGTTCCGAATGAAGGACACGTCTACATCAACGACTTGGAAATAACAAAATACCCCGTGTACAAACGCGCCCAGGCTGGCATTGGATATTTGCCACAAGAGGCGAGCGTATTCCGGAAGATGAGCGTCGAAGACAATATTATGTGCGTTCTGGAGATGACGAAGCTTAATAAACAGCAGCGCATAGAAAAGATGGAAAGCCTTATCAAGGAGTTCCGCTTGGAGAAAGTACGCAAAAATCTTGGCGACCGCCTTTCGGGAGGCGAACGGCGCAGATGCGAAATAGCACGCTGCCTGGCGATAGACCCTAAGTTCATCATGCTCGACGAGCCTTTTGCAGGTGTAGACCCTATTGCGGTGGAAGACATTCAGCACATTGTCTGGCGACTGAAGTTCCGCAACATCGGCATTCTGATTACCGACCACAACGTGCACGAAACACTGAACATTACCGACCGTGCCTATCTGCTCTTTGAAGGACAGATACTCTTTAAAGGTACGCCCGAAGAACTGGCAGCCAACAAGATTGTGAAAGAAAAGTATCTGGGTACCGACTTCGTTCTGCAAAAGAAAGACTTCCAATTGTTAGACGAGCGCAAACGTGCCAAAGAAGCCGAAGAAGAACGAAACAGAGAATAA
- the ettA gene encoding energy-dependent translational throttle protein EttA — MATVDDKKIIFSMVGVSKIIPQNQKQILKNIYLSFFYGAKIGIIGLNGAGKSTLMKIIAGIEQPTSGEVVFSPGYSVGYLPQDPPLNEEKNVKENVQEGVQHVYDALREYDEINAKFGLEEYYGDPDKMDKLMQRQAEVQDIIDSTDAWNMDSKLERAMAALRCPAGDLPVTHLSGGERRRVALCRLLLQKPDVLLLDEPTNHLDAESIDWLEQHLQQYEGTVIAVTHDRYFLDDVSEWILELDRGEGIPWKGNYSSWLDQKTKRMEQEEKTASKRRKTLERELEWVRLAPKARQAKGKARLNSYEQMLSQEQKEREEKLEIFIPNGPRLGNKVIEAQHVQKAFGEKVLFSDLNFMLPPNGIVGVIGPNGAGKTTLFRLIMGLETPDNGSFEVGETVKLAYVDQQHKDIDPNKSVYDVIAQGNENIKMGGRDVNARAYISRFNFSGTDQSKLCGVLSGGERNRLQLALALKQEGNVLLLDEPTNDIDVNTLRALEEGLENFAGCAVVISHDRWFLDRICTHILAFEGNGEVFFFEGTYSEYEINKARRLGNEEIKKGRYRKLMED; from the coding sequence ATGGCAACAGTAGACGACAAGAAGATTATCTTCTCAATGGTGGGAGTTTCAAAGATTATCCCACAAAATCAAAAACAAATTCTGAAGAACATTTACCTCTCGTTCTTCTATGGTGCCAAGATAGGTATCATCGGTTTGAACGGTGCCGGTAAGTCCACGTTAATGAAGATTATTGCGGGCATTGAGCAACCAACATCTGGCGAAGTGGTGTTCAGCCCTGGCTATTCCGTAGGTTATCTGCCGCAGGACCCACCACTGAACGAAGAGAAAAACGTTAAGGAAAACGTACAAGAAGGCGTGCAGCACGTTTACGATGCACTCCGCGAATACGACGAAATCAATGCGAAGTTCGGTTTGGAAGAATATTATGGCGACCCCGACAAGATGGACAAGCTGATGCAACGCCAAGCCGAAGTGCAGGATATTATAGATTCTACCGATGCTTGGAACATGGACTCGAAGCTCGAACGTGCTATGGCAGCCTTGCGTTGCCCTGCCGGCGACCTTCCTGTAACGCACCTTTCGGGTGGTGAGCGTCGCCGTGTGGCACTCTGCCGCCTATTGTTGCAAAAGCCCGACGTGTTGTTGCTCGACGAGCCTACCAACCACTTGGACGCTGAAAGCATCGACTGGTTGGAGCAGCATCTGCAACAATACGAAGGTACGGTCATTGCAGTTACCCACGACCGCTACTTCCTCGACGATGTTAGCGAATGGATTCTTGAACTCGACCGTGGCGAAGGCATTCCTTGGAAAGGCAACTACTCTTCGTGGCTCGACCAGAAGACAAAACGTATGGAGCAGGAAGAAAAGACAGCTTCCAAGCGCAGAAAGACGCTCGAACGCGAATTGGAATGGGTTCGCCTTGCGCCAAAGGCACGTCAGGCAAAGGGTAAGGCTCGTTTGAACTCGTACGAGCAAATGCTCAGCCAAGAGCAGAAAGAACGCGAAGAGAAACTCGAAATCTTCATTCCGAACGGTCCTCGCTTGGGCAACAAGGTTATCGAGGCACAGCACGTGCAGAAGGCATTCGGCGAGAAAGTTCTTTTCAGCGACCTCAACTTTATGCTTCCCCCTAACGGAATCGTGGGCGTGATAGGTCCGAACGGCGCAGGTAAAACCACACTCTTCCGCCTTATCATGGGCTTGGAAACGCCCGACAACGGCAGTTTCGAGGTGGGCGAAACCGTAAAACTCGCTTATGTAGACCAGCAACACAAGGACATAGACCCCAACAAGTCGGTTTACGATGTCATCGCACAAGGCAACGAAAACATAAAAATGGGCGGACGCGACGTCAATGCGCGTGCCTACATCTCACGTTTCAACTTCTCTGGAACCGACCAAAGCAAACTCTGTGGAGTTCTTTCAGGTGGTGAGCGCAACCGCTTGCAGCTGGCTTTGGCATTGAAACAGGAAGGAAACGTACTCTTGCTCGACGAACCTACCAACGACATCGACGTGAACACCCTACGCGCATTGGAAGAAGGTTTGGAAAACTTTGCAGGTTGCGCCGTTGTAATCAGCCACGACCGTTGGTTCTTAGACCGCATCTGTACGCACATTCTTGCTTTCGAAGGCAATGGCGAAGTATTCTTCTTCGAGGGCACCTACTCTGAATACGAAATAAACAAGGCACGCCGCCTTGGCAACGAAGAAATTAAGAAAGGCCGCTATCGCAAGCTGATGGAAGACTAA
- a CDS encoding DNA-binding domain-containing protein: protein MSVNYKLIKNHSKSAEKAEYRAVTVENQMVGLERIGQNIQEATTLTRADVIGTIAALKDEIADQLMSGNGVHLPGIGYFSLAVKGNVYEDPRTHRHRLRNAEVRTVRFRPDIEMLDTLQHTKFENVTYRHGTSSVPTAELTDKALDDLFSAKPFITVADLRDYLNLSSANAYRIAARLEAEGKLRDVGSRYRKAYVRGESQG, encoded by the coding sequence ATGAGTGTAAATTACAAACTTATAAAGAATCACAGCAAGTCGGCGGAAAAGGCTGAATACAGGGCTGTAACCGTAGAGAACCAAATGGTGGGACTGGAGCGTATAGGACAGAATATACAAGAAGCAACCACACTTACACGAGCTGACGTTATCGGAACGATTGCTGCTTTAAAAGACGAGATTGCCGACCAACTGATGTCTGGCAACGGCGTACACCTGCCTGGAATTGGCTACTTCTCGCTCGCCGTGAAGGGCAACGTGTACGAAGACCCGCGCACGCACCGCCATCGGCTGCGGAACGCCGAGGTTCGCACGGTGAGGTTCCGCCCCGACATTGAAATGTTGGACACCCTTCAGCACACCAAGTTTGAAAACGTTACTTATCGGCACGGCACCTCTTCCGTGCCAACGGCAGAACTCACAGACAAGGCTCTCGACGATTTATTCTCCGCTAAACCTTTCATCACGGTTGCCGACCTACGCGATTACCTCAACCTTTCCTCTGCCAATGCCTACCGTATTGCTGCCCGACTGGAAGCGGAAGGCAAACTCCGCGATGTCGGTTCACGCTACCGCAAGGCGTATGTGCGAGGAGAAAGCCAAGGGTAA
- a CDS encoding OmpA family protein yields MRKILMVLAFAGLSMVSFAQEEVPTKKYSVATNSFWSNWFVQAGIDWNAWYSGQEHGADLKASPFKDFRANPGVAVAIGKWFTPGLGLRVKVQGIWGKRVGNTNIHTSAVDNGNKYWIAQGQAMFNLTNMFLGYSENRLVDIIPFVGAGVGRTMSHNLYATGLSAGLQASFRLSKLLRVYGEAGWNRYEGDIDGFDQYYGNRGWDSHDNNLYVELGLQINLGKSGWEKTPDIDALNAQHQAALDALNSRLRDAEAENARLREALANQKPVETISESVKELISTPISVFFDLNKINIASQKDLVNVRALAKYAVSNNSNLLVTGYADSATGTPKRNQWLSEQRAKTLADELVNMGIDSNKITQVGKGGVETLTPISFNRRATVQVTD; encoded by the coding sequence ATGAGAAAAATTTTAATGGTATTGGCATTTGCTGGCTTATCAATGGTCAGCTTTGCTCAAGAGGAAGTGCCTACAAAGAAGTATAGTGTTGCCACTAATTCTTTTTGGAGCAACTGGTTTGTTCAGGCAGGTATAGATTGGAATGCGTGGTATTCTGGTCAGGAGCACGGTGCAGATTTAAAAGCAAGTCCATTTAAGGATTTCCGTGCAAATCCAGGTGTAGCGGTAGCTATCGGTAAATGGTTTACTCCTGGTCTCGGTCTTCGTGTTAAAGTACAAGGTATTTGGGGTAAGCGTGTAGGTAACACAAATATTCATACCTCAGCTGTAGACAATGGTAACAAATATTGGATTGCCCAAGGTCAGGCGATGTTCAATCTTACCAATATGTTCTTAGGTTACAGTGAAAATCGTCTTGTAGACATTATTCCTTTTGTAGGTGCTGGTGTTGGTCGTACAATGAGTCACAACTTATATGCAACAGGTCTTAGTGCAGGTCTTCAAGCTTCTTTCCGTTTAAGCAAACTATTGCGTGTATATGGTGAGGCTGGTTGGAACCGTTATGAAGGTGACATTGACGGATTTGATCAATATTATGGCAACCGTGGTTGGGATTCACACGATAACAACCTCTATGTAGAATTAGGTCTACAAATTAATCTTGGCAAATCTGGTTGGGAGAAGACCCCAGATATTGATGCTCTCAATGCACAACATCAGGCAGCTCTCGATGCTTTGAACTCACGTCTTCGTGATGCTGAAGCCGAAAACGCCCGTCTTCGTGAAGCACTTGCAAACCAAAAACCTGTTGAAACCATAAGTGAATCTGTAAAGGAATTGATTTCTACTCCTATCTCTGTATTCTTTGACCTCAACAAGATAAATATTGCCTCTCAGAAAGACCTCGTAAATGTACGTGCTCTTGCTAAGTACGCTGTTAGCAACAACAGTAATCTTCTCGTTACTGGTTATGCTGATAGTGCAACAGGTACTCCAAAGCGCAACCAGTGGTTGTCTGAACAACGTGCTAAGACTTTAGCAGATGAACTTGTTAATATGGGTATCGACTCTAACAAGATTACTCAAGTTGGTAAGGGTGGTGTAGAAACATTGACACCAATCTCTTTCAACCGTCGTGCAACTGTTCAGGTTACAGACTAA
- a CDS encoding RHS repeat domain-containing protein has product MTSHLLKNGRIDKYLFHGGYAQAYYFGNIGHRIKEGLGTADRNVTTNMNMKDDMHSTLNNISTFEPYFYNQDHLGNNREVVDNLGRIIQVTNYYPFGSSFCDSLSCLKASLQPYKYNGKEFDRMHGLNTYDYGARQYSPVLPSWDRIDPLAEEYYSVSPYAYGGNNPVNRVDFYGMFPTKLAAWNYAQRNNVRFKNVHYAYDKKEWYVSFGEDGKGYKSGGTLERRFSERLVETKEWSSISNFNSELGTGASLIEFNFGKALKRSTAYIFYDNTGRYLSSIKPSVKFNNISFEFNPKVISRIAKTANRVSIASGFISAFMTLKEIRAKKKNFIGEGGLDLIMTGAGYIPPYGWVVSGAYFLGKYGLEEFDMDFWNK; this is encoded by the coding sequence ATGACGTCTCATCTTTTAAAAAATGGACGAATTGACAAATATTTATTTCATGGAGGCTATGCACAAGCATACTATTTTGGTAATATTGGGCATAGAATAAAGGAAGGATTAGGAACAGCAGATAGAAATGTTACAACAAATATGAATATGAAAGATGACATGCATAGCACATTAAATAACATTAGCACTTTCGAACCCTATTTTTACAATCAAGACCATTTAGGAAATAATAGAGAAGTTGTTGATAATTTAGGACGTATCATACAAGTTACTAATTATTATCCCTTTGGTTCTTCTTTTTGCGATTCTCTTAGCTGTCTGAAGGCCTCATTACAACCTTACAAATATAATGGAAAAGAATTTGATAGAATGCATGGTTTAAATACTTACGATTATGGGGCACGGCAATATAGTCCAGTTCTTCCTTCGTGGGATAGAATAGATCCTTTGGCAGAGGAATATTATAGCGTTAGTCCTTATGCTTATGGTGGCAATAATCCTGTAAACCGAGTAGATTTTTATGGAATGTTCCCAACAAAGTTGGCTGCATGGAACTATGCACAAAGAAATAACGTTCGTTTTAAAAATGTACATTATGCATATGATAAGAAAGAATGGTATGTTTCGTTTGGAGAAGATGGCAAAGGATATAAATCAGGTGGAACATTAGAGAGACGTTTTTCTGAAAGATTAGTAGAAACAAAGGAATGGAGCTCTATTAGTAATTTTAATTCAGAGCTTGGTACAGGTGCTTCACTGATAGAATTTAATTTTGGAAAAGCATTAAAAAGAAGTACAGCTTATATTTTTTATGATAACACAGGACGATATCTGAGTTCTATAAAACCATCGGTAAAGTTCAATAATATTTCTTTTGAATTTAATCCTAAAGTTATTAGTCGTATTGCAAAAACTGCAAATAGAGTGAGTATAGCTTCTGGGTTTATTTCAGCTTTTATGACTTTAAAAGAAATTAGAGCAAAGAAGAAAAACTTTATAGGCGAGGGCGGTTTAGACTTGATAATGACAGGTGCTGGTTATATTCCTCCTTATGGTTGGGTTGTGTCAGGTGCATATTTCTTAGGAAAATATGGCTTGGAAGAATTTGATATGGATTTTTGGAACAAATGA
- a CDS encoding RHS repeat-associated core domain-containing protein — translation MLNGALLLKNGRIDKYLFHGGYAQAYYFGNIGHRIKEGLGTADRNVTTNMNMKDDMHSTLNNISTFEPYFYNQDHLGNNREVVDNLGRIIQVTNYYPYGSPFCDSLSSLNATLQPYKYNGKEFDRMHGLNTYDYGARQYSPALPSWDRIDPLAEEHYSVSPYAYCNNNPIRFIDPDGRQIVGVTKKDAQNFRDDVYKVLADDKYSGVRELITIKGNKFNKIDGDALTKVLDGVTLSIDERTYIDMVTNTINSKDVHKVEYVNISGDVSLEGGNAINDHFKNNNLPSPLTPDGTLKAATLSLLGGEGFNTPTKKGSHSVIISGVSGSNTERAVTSGHEVFGHGIPSARRESDVNNNTNAIRTDNLIRRILGLPQRDGSDHAGGFNGGIVDPQKLPRTQ, via the coding sequence TTGCTCAATGGTGCATTACTTTTAAAAAATGGACGAATTGACAAATATTTATTTCATGGAGGCTATGCACAAGCATACTATTTTGGTAATATTGGGCATAGAATAAAGGAAGGATTAGGAACAGCAGATAGAAATGTTACAACAAATATGAATATGAAAGATGACATGCATAGCACATTAAATAACATTAGCACTTTCGAACCCTATTTTTACAATCAAGACCATTTAGGAAATAATAGAGAAGTTGTTGATAATTTAGGACGTATCATACAAGTTACTAATTATTATCCCTATGGTTCTCCTTTTTGCGATTCTCTTAGCAGTCTGAATGCCACATTACAACCTTACAAATATAATGGAAAAGAATTTGATAGAATGCATGGTTTAAATACTTACGATTATGGGGCACGGCAATATAGTCCAGCTCTTCCTTCGTGGGATAGAATAGATCCTTTGGCAGAGGAACATTATAGCGTTAGTCCTTATGCTTATTGTAATAATAATCCGATAAGATTTATTGATCCAGATGGTAGGCAGATAGTTGGAGTAACCAAGAAAGATGCACAGAATTTTAGAGATGATGTCTACAAAGTTTTAGCAGATGATAAATATTCGGGAGTAAGGGAATTGATAACCATTAAAGGAAATAAGTTTAATAAAATAGATGGCGATGCCTTAACAAAAGTGTTGGACGGTGTAACTCTTAGCATTGATGAGAGAACGTATATTGATATGGTTACAAATACCATTAACTCAAAAGACGTTCATAAGGTAGAGTATGTGAACATTTCAGGTGATGTGTCCTTAGAGGGAGGAAATGCGATTAATGACCACTTTAAGAATAACAATCTTCCATCTCCGTTAACGCCTGACGGAACATTGAAGGCTGCAACATTATCACTTTTGGGAGGAGAAGGATTTAATACCCCCACTAAAAAAGGTTCTCATTCCGTAATTATATCAGGGGTTTCTGGAAGCAATACAGAAAGAGCAGTTACATCCGGGCACGAAGTGTTTGGGCATGGTATTCCATCTGCAAGACGGGAAAGTGATGTCAATAATAATACCAATGCCATCAGGACTGACAATTTAATTAGACGAATATTAGGGTTACCACAACGAGATGGCAGTGACCACGCAGGTGGATTTAATGGAGGAATTGTTGACCCACAGAAATTACCACGTACCCAATAA
- the mutL gene encoding DNA mismatch repair endonuclease MutL: MSDIIQLLPDSVANQIAAGEVIQRPASVVKELIENAVDAGAKTINVVVIDAGRTLIQVIDDGKGMSETDARLSFERHATSKIRKADDLFALSTMGFRGEALASIAAVARVELKTRQEKDEIGTSLIISGSKFENQELCSCPVGSNFKIENLFYNVPARRKFLKSNTTELNNIISAFERIVLVYPNISFTLHSNGVEVFSLKACNLRQRIVDVFGKRINQNLLSIDVETTLCRIYGFVGKPESAKKRGALQYFFVNNRYMKHPYFNKAVVNAYERLIPFGEQVPYFLYFEVPAENIDVNIHPTKTEIKFENEQAIWQILMASVKEAVGKFNDIPSIDFDTEGKPDIPVFNPSANINAPSVGFNPSYNPFKETKKNNSSTTQWEELYKGLNVGSEEMSSALSSTDEQTLFKPDKFDNTHIEDERSPIHYQYKGCYIITTVKSGLMIIDQYRAHVRILYEQYLKQLEEHTAHTQKLLFPEIVDLPSSNEVMLQNILLEMETMGFELSNMGSGSYAINGIPTGIEGLNVPMLVNEMVTSTLEGESSVKQDIDKKLALSLAQNAAIPHGQVLSNEEMENIVNQLFVCTNVNYTPNGKPILTILKQADIEKMFQ; encoded by the coding sequence ATGAGTGATATTATACAGCTTTTACCAGACAGTGTCGCAAATCAAATTGCTGCAGGAGAAGTAATACAACGTCCAGCTTCAGTAGTAAAAGAGTTGATAGAGAATGCTGTTGATGCAGGAGCAAAAACTATAAATGTTGTAGTTATAGATGCTGGGCGCACTTTAATACAAGTTATCGATGATGGAAAGGGAATGTCTGAAACAGATGCTCGTCTTTCTTTTGAACGCCATGCCACTTCTAAAATACGAAAAGCCGACGATTTATTTGCTTTATCAACAATGGGCTTTCGTGGCGAGGCTTTAGCATCTATTGCTGCTGTTGCTCGTGTAGAATTAAAGACACGTCAAGAAAAAGATGAGATAGGAACTTCACTAATTATTTCTGGAAGCAAATTTGAAAATCAAGAACTTTGTTCCTGTCCTGTAGGAAGCAATTTTAAGATAGAAAATCTCTTTTATAATGTTCCTGCACGACGAAAGTTTCTGAAATCGAATACCACAGAACTGAATAATATTATTTCGGCATTCGAACGTATTGTTCTTGTTTATCCTAACATTTCTTTCACTTTACATTCTAATGGAGTTGAAGTTTTTTCGCTCAAAGCATGCAATCTACGCCAACGCATAGTAGATGTTTTTGGTAAGCGCATAAATCAAAACCTACTTTCTATAGATGTCGAAACTACTTTGTGTCGTATTTATGGCTTTGTGGGTAAACCTGAATCGGCAAAGAAACGTGGCGCTTTGCAATATTTCTTTGTGAACAATCGCTACATGAAACACCCCTATTTTAATAAGGCAGTAGTAAATGCCTACGAACGGCTGATACCATTTGGCGAACAAGTTCCTTATTTTCTTTATTTCGAAGTACCTGCCGAAAATATAGATGTAAACATTCACCCTACGAAAACAGAAATTAAGTTTGAAAACGAACAAGCTATTTGGCAAATTCTAATGGCGTCTGTAAAAGAAGCTGTAGGAAAATTCAACGATATTCCATCTATAGATTTCGATACCGAAGGAAAACCAGACATTCCTGTCTTTAATCCTTCTGCAAACATTAATGCTCCATCTGTAGGTTTCAACCCCAGTTACAATCCTTTTAAAGAGACTAAGAAAAACAATTCTTCTACAACTCAATGGGAAGAACTTTACAAAGGTCTAAATGTAGGCTCTGAAGAAATGTCATCTGCATTAAGTTCTACCGATGAACAAACTTTATTTAAACCAGACAAATTTGATAATACACATATTGAAGACGAACGTTCGCCTATACATTATCAATATAAAGGGTGTTACATCATAACTACAGTAAAATCGGGACTAATGATAATAGACCAATACCGTGCACATGTGCGTATTTTGTACGAACAATATCTGAAACAGTTGGAAGAACATACTGCGCACACACAAAAATTGCTGTTCCCTGAAATTGTAGACCTGCCATCGAGCAACGAAGTTATGTTGCAAAATATACTTCTCGAAATGGAAACTATGGGTTTCGAACTAAGCAATATGGGCAGCGGAAGCTATGCTATAAATGGTATTCCCACAGGAATAGAAGGACTAAATGTACCTATGCTTGTGAACGAAATGGTTACTTCTACTCTCGAAGGAGAAAGTTCTGTGAAACAAGATATTGATAAAAAATTAGCATTAAGTCTTGCACAAAATGCAGCTATTCCACACGGACAGGTATTAAGCAACGAAGAAATGGAGAATATTGTAAACCAGTTGTTTGTATGCACCAATGTTAATTATACACCGAACGGAAAACCCATTCTAACAATTTTAAAACAAGCTGATATCGAAAAAATGTTTCAATAA